The Hymenobacter baengnokdamensis genome includes a region encoding these proteins:
- a CDS encoding UbiA family prenyltransferase, with translation MLPAYRRAFALLRLPFSLFLMPVFWFGLSALREPFSWSRAAAVFTILHLLVYPASNGYNSYYDKDEGSIGGLKAPPPVTPELLHLVWLFETLALLTSLLVGWPFAAMVIVYILISRAYSYEGIRLKKYPLLSTAVVVVFQGAFTFLMAQVGAGATSAQLFEPTNLQLALVSTLFLCGSYPLTQIYQHQEDARRGDRTLSLRLGIRGTFVLAAVGLLAGALLLGFTYWLRGEPRSLLLFLLATGPVVALFSRWCWVAWHDPTQASFEWTMRMNKVSSLCLSAAFITVLLLSQSH, from the coding sequence ATGCTGCCCGCCTACCGCCGAGCTTTTGCGCTGCTGCGCCTGCCGTTTTCGCTGTTTTTGATGCCCGTGTTCTGGTTCGGGCTCAGCGCCTTGCGCGAACCGTTTAGCTGGAGCCGGGCGGCCGCGGTATTTACGATTTTGCACCTGCTGGTGTATCCGGCCTCCAATGGCTACAACTCCTACTACGATAAGGACGAGGGCAGTATTGGTGGCCTGAAAGCACCACCACCCGTGACGCCCGAATTGCTGCACCTGGTGTGGCTATTCGAAACCCTGGCGCTGCTGACGTCGCTGCTAGTAGGCTGGCCCTTTGCAGCAATGGTAATAGTCTATATTCTAATTTCCCGAGCATACAGCTACGAAGGCATTCGCCTCAAGAAATACCCTTTGCTAAGTACTGCCGTAGTGGTTGTATTTCAGGGCGCCTTCACTTTTTTGATGGCCCAGGTGGGTGCGGGCGCTACTTCGGCCCAGCTTTTTGAGCCGACCAACCTACAGCTGGCCCTGGTGAGCACCCTGTTTCTTTGCGGCTCTTATCCGCTCACCCAAATCTATCAGCACCAGGAAGATGCCCGGCGCGGCGACCGCACGCTGAGTTTGCGGCTGGGTATTCGGGGCACGTTTGTATTGGCGGCAGTGGGGCTGCTGGCGGGAGCTCTGCTGCTGGGCTTTACCTACTGGCTACGGGGTGAGCCGCGCAGCCTGCTGTTGTTTTTGCTGGCTACTGGGCCGGTAGTGGCACTGTTTTCGCGCTGGTGCTGGGTAGCGTGGCACGACCCCACCCAGGCCAGCTTTGAGTGGACCATGCGCATGAATAAAGTATCTTCGCTATGTTTGAGCGCGGCCTTTATTACGGTGCTGCTACTGAGCCAATCGCATTAA
- a CDS encoding class I SAM-dependent methyltransferase, with protein MKLRLRLFEFEDLPWFPAVIRAGQMDYLRFMISGLGTYRPVAPLLAEGLRRTGQTQLLELGAGAGGGTETVLAALRHQQLPNVSITLTDLYPQPAAWADVSRRTSGAIQGHSAPVDALAVPAGLSGLRVIFSAFHHFAPPQARALLRDAVAGGTGIGVFEGAAKSWLEIGLALTVLPVAQLLLTPFFRPFRLSRLVFTYLLPLIPLTTIWDGVVSILRMYPTEELLALAHEADPARRYHWQAGQLRHWWGPRVTFLVGWPAHPTT; from the coding sequence GTGAAGCTACGCCTACGTTTATTCGAGTTTGAGGACCTGCCGTGGTTTCCGGCCGTTATTCGGGCGGGGCAGATGGACTACCTGCGCTTTATGATATCGGGGCTGGGCACTTACCGCCCGGTGGCCCCGCTACTGGCCGAGGGCCTGCGTCGCACTGGCCAAACCCAGCTGCTGGAGCTGGGGGCGGGCGCGGGCGGTGGCACCGAAACCGTGCTGGCCGCCCTGCGCCACCAGCAGCTGCCCAACGTTTCCATCACACTCACCGACCTCTACCCGCAGCCAGCTGCCTGGGCCGATGTGTCGCGGCGCACCAGCGGAGCTATTCAGGGTCATTCGGCACCCGTCGACGCGCTGGCCGTACCCGCTGGGCTATCGGGCTTGCGGGTTATTTTTTCGGCTTTCCATCACTTTGCGCCGCCCCAGGCGCGAGCTCTGCTACGCGATGCCGTGGCGGGCGGCACGGGCATTGGCGTATTTGAGGGGGCGGCCAAAAGCTGGCTCGAAATCGGGCTGGCGCTCACGGTACTGCCGGTGGCGCAGCTGCTGCTCACGCCATTTTTTCGGCCTTTCCGGCTCAGCCGACTGGTGTTCACCTACCTACTGCCACTTATTCCGCTCACTACTATCTGGGATGGCGTGGTTTCTATCCTGCGCATGTACCCTACGGAGGAGCTGCTGGCCCTGGCCCACGAGGCCGACCCGGCCAGACGCTACCACTGGCAGGCCGGGCAGCTGCGCCACTGGTGGGGGCCGCGCGTTACGTTTCTGGTGGGCTGGCCTGCTCATCCCACTACCTAG
- a CDS encoding DUF4197 domain-containing protein: MTNRFLLALLVLGSFAQAAVAQTITIPGLGGFKLPSTKKTTTTTTTTTTTGVSGLTNTEAANGLKEALIQGISKGSDQASQTDGFNLNKLIHIPFPPDAQKVATTLRSIGLGSQVDKFELSLNRGAEDAAKSAKPIFINAIKQLTFTDVWNILTGQKDAATQYLKRTTTSQLTTAFMPIMQQSLDKVEATRYYSTLTTTYNKLPLVTPVQTDLNQYATGKAIDGLFTLIAQEEADIRTNPVARTTSLLKKVFGIGGN; this comes from the coding sequence ATGACTAATCGTTTTCTGCTCGCCCTGCTTGTGCTTGGCAGCTTTGCACAGGCAGCTGTGGCCCAAACTATTACCATTCCTGGCCTGGGCGGCTTTAAGCTGCCGAGCACCAAAAAAACCACGACTACCACCACTACTACCACCACAACCGGCGTGAGTGGCCTCACCAATACGGAAGCGGCCAACGGGCTGAAAGAAGCATTGATTCAGGGTATTTCGAAGGGCTCGGACCAGGCTTCGCAGACTGACGGCTTCAACCTGAATAAGCTCATTCATATTCCCTTCCCGCCCGATGCGCAGAAGGTAGCCACTACCCTGCGCAGCATCGGGCTGGGTAGCCAGGTCGATAAGTTTGAGCTGTCGCTGAACCGGGGCGCGGAAGATGCGGCCAAGAGCGCCAAGCCGATATTTATTAACGCCATTAAGCAGCTGACTTTCACTGATGTGTGGAATATCCTGACTGGCCAGAAAGATGCGGCTACTCAATACCTCAAGCGCACCACTACCTCGCAGCTCACCACGGCCTTTATGCCCATCATGCAGCAAAGCCTTGATAAAGTGGAAGCTACCCGGTATTATTCCACCCTTACCACTACCTACAACAAGCTGCCGCTCGTAACGCCGGTGCAAACCGACCTCAACCAATATGCTACCGGCAAGGCCATTGATGGGTTGTTTACGCTTATTGCTCAGGAGGAAGCGGATATCCGCACCAATCCGGTGGCCCGCACTACCTCGCTGCTGAAGAAGGTATTCGGAATAGGCGGTAATTAA
- a CDS encoding winged helix-turn-helix domain-containing protein, which produces MKYAIHTLNKAFDHRVRLGVMAVLLANELVSFNDLKESLDLTDGNLASHVSALEKAGYVLVSKQFIGKKPNTTYTATAAGKQAFQEHLAALEKLLRG; this is translated from the coding sequence GTGAAGTACGCCATCCACACTCTCAACAAAGCTTTTGACCACCGGGTACGCCTCGGCGTAATGGCGGTGCTGTTGGCCAACGAACTGGTGAGCTTCAATGACTTAAAAGAAAGCCTCGACCTCACCGATGGCAACCTGGCCTCGCACGTTTCGGCCCTCGAAAAAGCAGGCTATGTGCTGGTTAGCAAGCAGTTTATTGGGAAAAAACCGAATACCACCTACACCGCCACGGCAGCGGGTAAGCAAGCCTTTCAGGAGCATTTGGCCGCGCTGGAGAAGCTGCTGCGCGGATAG
- a CDS encoding DUF4153 domain-containing protein, translated as MNPSIPWGAKAPAAAPAFRLSVLLSSLLASATVLSDYLFWHESTGMNVLAYMVFLVGAHLVVLPRHAPVRRTLRFWVAALGCVGSGALVAWYGSGAALLAALASGLLLVGLVNQPSLQLVASAVLTAALGVLPAVAAVLGSVRAPGQVGPQLRRAWFYGRLLLVPLLALGIFQVLFAVANPQYGALSARLWAVAAHWLARLLDTISVPHLLFLVLCGVGAAGALVTVPVHTLSDREARFGEFVRRQRDRVASLGVRRPDFGLTTRRLPDLRKEWLAAVVSFGLLNGLLLVVNVVDIRWLWFGFVPATGFDLTQFVHEGTYVLIFSILLAAGIMLWFFRRNLNFYQPGLPLLRWGATLWVVQNVVLAGSVALRNYYYISYTGLAYKRIGVYAFLLLTVFGLGTLLLKIWQRRSAFSLVRLNSWAAYAVMLLLAAGNWESWIADYNLQARFSRLDIGFLLNMPPRVLPVLAARAQLISQAKELVVEDEYGVFRPVSPAAAQRLLRARLAGFRAGYPARNWQSRTIAAGQAYKELTAHLGPPAGAADLARK; from the coding sequence ATGAACCCATCCATTCCCTGGGGCGCGAAAGCCCCCGCCGCCGCGCCGGCTTTCCGGCTCTCCGTGCTGCTAAGCAGCCTGCTGGCTTCGGCCACCGTGCTGAGCGATTATTTGTTCTGGCACGAGTCGACCGGGATGAATGTGCTGGCTTACATGGTGTTTCTGGTGGGAGCACACCTGGTAGTGCTGCCGCGCCACGCGCCGGTACGGCGCACGCTGAGGTTTTGGGTAGCGGCGCTGGGCTGCGTAGGGAGCGGGGCGCTGGTAGCCTGGTACGGCTCGGGGGCAGCCCTGCTGGCGGCGCTGGCTTCGGGCTTGCTGCTGGTGGGGCTGGTAAACCAGCCATCGCTGCAGCTGGTGGCCTCGGCGGTGCTCACGGCGGCCCTGGGCGTGCTGCCGGCCGTGGCGGCGGTGCTGGGCAGCGTGCGAGCGCCCGGCCAGGTAGGGCCACAGCTGCGGCGCGCGTGGTTTTATGGGCGCCTGCTGCTGGTACCACTGCTGGCGCTGGGAATATTTCAGGTCTTATTTGCGGTGGCAAATCCGCAGTATGGCGCGCTTTCGGCCCGCTTGTGGGCAGTAGCAGCCCACTGGCTGGCGCGGCTATTGGATACTATCTCGGTGCCGCACCTGCTTTTTCTGGTGCTGTGTGGGGTGGGGGCGGCGGGCGCGCTGGTAACGGTGCCCGTGCATACTCTGAGCGACCGGGAGGCCCGTTTTGGGGAGTTTGTGCGGCGTCAGCGCGACCGGGTGGCCTCGCTGGGCGTGCGGCGGCCCGATTTTGGGCTCACTACCCGGCGGCTGCCCGACCTGCGCAAGGAGTGGCTGGCGGCCGTGGTGAGCTTTGGCCTGCTCAATGGCCTGCTACTGGTAGTGAACGTGGTAGATATCCGCTGGCTGTGGTTTGGCTTCGTGCCCGCGACGGGCTTCGACCTCACACAGTTTGTGCACGAGGGCACTTACGTGCTGATTTTTAGTATTCTGCTGGCGGCGGGCATTATGCTGTGGTTTTTCCGGCGCAACCTGAATTTCTACCAGCCGGGCCTGCCGCTGCTGCGCTGGGGCGCTACGCTGTGGGTGGTGCAAAACGTGGTACTGGCCGGGTCGGTAGCGCTGCGCAATTACTACTATATCAGCTATACCGGGCTGGCTTACAAGCGTATCGGGGTGTATGCCTTTCTGCTGCTCACGGTATTCGGACTGGGCACGCTGCTGCTCAAAATCTGGCAGCGCCGCTCGGCCTTCAGCCTCGTGCGCCTCAATTCGTGGGCGGCTTATGCGGTAATGCTGCTACTGGCGGCCGGCAACTGGGAAAGCTGGATTGCCGACTACAACCTGCAAGCCCGCTTTTCGCGCCTGGATATAGGGTTTTTGCTGAATATGCCGCCCCGCGTGCTGCCGGTGCTGGCCGCCCGCGCACAGCTGATTAGCCAGGCCAAAGAGCTGGTTGTGGAAGACGAGTACGGCGTTTTCCGGCCCGTGAGCCCGGCCGCCGCGCAGCGGCTGCTCCGTGCCCGCCTGGCCGGGTTCCGGGCCGGGTACCCGGCCCGGAACTGGCAGAGCCGGACCATCGCGGCCGGGCAGGCCTACAAGGAGCTGACCGCTCACCTTGGGCCACCTGCCGGAGCAGCCGACCTGGCCCGGAAGTAA
- a CDS encoding B12-binding domain-containing radical SAM protein yields the protein MKVKLILPALTEATNPYWRPIKYSLFPPLGLATLAAYLPPDWAVDMQDEHVEPLRLDDAPDLVVIQVYITNAYRAYALADHYRARGAYVCLGGLHVTSLPDEAAPHADSIFLGPGEETFPAFLADWRAGRARPRYVSGAGRTLVGVPPIRRDLIKRERYLVPNSLVVTRGCPHHCDFCYKDAFFAGGKSFYTQTVDDALAEINRLPGRHLYFLDDHLLGNVRFAAGLFEGMRGLGRLFQGAATVDSILRDNGLLEKAAQAGLRSLFVGFETLSPANLKASNKPQNLGRDYAAAIRRLHDLGIMVNGSFVFGLDDRPSVFDRTVEWAVKQGITTATFHIATPYPGTALFQQMEAQGRLLHRRWNEYDTRTVVCRPGPHLTARQLKNGYDQAYRDFYSWTNITRASLVHDTLRHQLKHFAYAGGWKKFEPLWNFVIKTRHLDAMRPLLEGILSKVRGTDEKARPAVGPMPPTASAPPEMLLKLPVLP from the coding sequence ATGAAAGTCAAGCTTATTCTGCCCGCGCTCACCGAGGCCACCAACCCGTACTGGCGGCCCATCAAGTACTCGCTGTTTCCGCCGCTGGGGCTGGCCACGCTGGCTGCTTACCTGCCGCCCGACTGGGCCGTGGATATGCAGGACGAGCACGTCGAGCCGCTGCGCCTCGACGATGCGCCCGACCTGGTCGTCATCCAGGTGTACATCACCAACGCGTACCGGGCCTACGCGCTGGCCGACCACTACCGCGCCCGGGGTGCCTACGTGTGCCTGGGCGGCTTGCACGTAACGAGCCTGCCCGACGAGGCCGCGCCCCACGCCGATAGTATTTTTCTGGGGCCGGGCGAGGAGACGTTCCCGGCGTTTCTGGCCGACTGGCGGGCCGGCCGTGCCCGGCCGCGCTACGTATCGGGAGCGGGGCGCACGCTGGTGGGCGTGCCGCCCATTCGGCGCGACCTCATCAAGCGCGAGCGCTACCTCGTGCCCAACTCGCTTGTGGTGACGCGCGGCTGCCCGCACCACTGCGATTTTTGCTATAAGGATGCCTTTTTTGCCGGTGGCAAGTCGTTTTATACCCAGACCGTGGACGACGCGCTGGCCGAGATAAACCGCCTGCCCGGCCGCCACCTCTACTTTCTCGACGACCACCTGCTGGGTAACGTGCGCTTCGCGGCCGGCCTCTTCGAGGGAATGCGCGGCCTGGGCCGGCTGTTTCAGGGCGCAGCCACCGTCGATAGCATTCTGCGCGACAATGGCTTGCTGGAAAAGGCGGCGCAGGCAGGTTTGCGCAGCTTGTTCGTGGGCTTTGAGACGCTGAGCCCGGCGAATCTGAAAGCGAGCAACAAGCCCCAAAACCTGGGGCGCGACTACGCGGCGGCTATCCGCCGGCTGCACGACCTGGGCATTATGGTGAACGGCAGCTTCGTGTTTGGGCTCGACGACCGGCCCAGCGTGTTCGACCGCACCGTGGAATGGGCAGTGAAGCAGGGGATTACCACCGCTACTTTCCACATTGCCACGCCCTATCCCGGCACGGCGCTTTTTCAGCAGATGGAAGCCCAGGGCCGCCTGCTGCACCGTCGCTGGAATGAGTATGACACCCGCACGGTGGTGTGCCGGCCGGGGCCACACCTCACTGCGCGCCAGCTCAAAAACGGCTACGACCAGGCTTACCGCGACTTCTATTCCTGGACGAATATCACTCGGGCCAGTCTCGTGCACGACACCCTGCGCCACCAGCTCAAGCACTTCGCCTACGCCGGCGGCTGGAAAAAATTTGAGCCACTCTGGAATTTCGTCATCAAAACCCGCCACCTCGACGCCATGCGCCCGCTGCTCGAAGGCATCTTGAGCAAGGTGCGCGGCACTGATGAAAAAGCCAGGCCAGCGGTGGGGCCGATGCCGCCCACCGCCAGCGCCCCGCCGGAGATGCTGCTGAAGCTGCCGGTGCTGCCATGA
- a CDS encoding ferritin-like domain-containing protein yields MTFHDIKTYFHANRSRFADLAWDDPHQLGPAELRAVRASLQTFQRGEGTGGAHLTALAGQVGDADYAAAMQLYIQEEEGHAALLGRFMDRQGIPRLERNWLHAVFRSLGRSLGLVHMVRVILTAEVVVTVYYRALFNATYSGLLQQICRRMLLDKELHLVFHCLAVRQLSPWRNRLSAWLWRQAYRALLAGTALVVYATSRRTLRAGGYGLLSFCAAIADEYARVEQMQRPTGLLAMRGGAAPAAGPPTELVGAWQWPAPLVRSTR; encoded by the coding sequence ATGACTTTCCACGACATTAAAACCTATTTCCACGCCAACCGCAGTCGCTTTGCCGACCTGGCCTGGGACGACCCGCACCAGCTCGGCCCGGCCGAGCTGCGGGCCGTGCGCGCTTCCCTCCAGACGTTTCAGCGCGGCGAGGGCACCGGTGGCGCCCACCTTACCGCTCTGGCCGGGCAGGTCGGCGATGCCGACTACGCGGCGGCCATGCAGCTTTACATTCAGGAAGAAGAAGGCCACGCGGCCCTGCTGGGCCGGTTTATGGACCGGCAAGGCATCCCGCGCCTGGAAAGGAACTGGCTGCACGCAGTTTTTCGGAGCCTGGGCCGGTCGCTGGGGCTGGTACATATGGTGCGCGTAATATTGACGGCCGAGGTAGTAGTCACCGTTTATTACCGCGCCCTGTTTAATGCCACGTACTCGGGGCTTTTGCAGCAGATTTGCCGCCGCATGCTGCTCGATAAGGAGCTGCACCTCGTCTTTCATTGCCTGGCCGTCCGGCAGCTGTCGCCCTGGCGCAACCGGCTGAGCGCCTGGCTCTGGCGGCAAGCCTACCGCGCGCTGCTGGCAGGCACGGCGCTGGTCGTGTACGCCACCAGCCGGCGCACGCTGCGGGCCGGCGGCTACGGCCTGCTGAGCTTCTGCGCGGCGATTGCCGACGAGTATGCCCGCGTCGAGCAGATGCAGCGGCCCACCGGCCTGCTGGCCATGCGCGGCGGGGCCGCGCCGGCGGCCGGCCCGCCGACTGAGCTGGTCGGCGCCTGGCAGTGGCCGGCGCCGCTGGTACGCTCGACCCGGTAG